A single Amphiura filiformis chromosome 8, Afil_fr2py, whole genome shotgun sequence DNA region contains:
- the LOC140159503 gene encoding uncharacterized protein → MKRRTQTILLLIILACFIYFWDIFGMLSFGLPSSHYYPKSEQRPKSSRSSSDGAEKPLPYGSARKSREILMGKSLLQNSFNESWRQPRWPSKSLEEEEERFNKFKGPKTRATKKRSKKNRSESEDSEEFAQPVTLPVDDTRYLLPITLGNQGPNNQLQSFKFCLALALIHNYTLVLPPFFEHQTDPEALPKQRTFEDTIDWRALQKIVKLVSVRGFRTACGGEVDTIMVGTDYGRKSQTDEDRIELEEYEDQMTKIFANLTELTIPSILHDSSKILKLPGGTPQHFIHIEDYINKYPAAFNSSSRCNAFVHAYGVLGRFGYRHFNPVFSQYFLRAEYIRTVADKFITQYLGSRFLCLHWRFDKEWVDFWCKQYYEHGRFYCPILQSTPIVEVIRRFVMVLQQYQLNVVYYASPIDAKQDEMMKNLQRTLQYFFTRANIIGSAIPGTVWFKNDNYRLSLLEQEICKRSEFFIASELSSWSDMVIEDRQGVSVLRVTDILR, encoded by the exons ATGAAACGAAGGACACAGACCATCTTGTTGCTCATTATCTTAGCCTGTTTCATATATTTCTGGGATATATTCGGAATGCTTTCATTTGGACTACCTTCATCTCActactatccaaaatcagaacAACGTCCTAAATCATCAAGATCTTCATCAGATGGTGCGGAGAAACCACTTCCATATGGCTCAGCAAGAAAATCCAGAGAAATACTAATGGGTAAATCTCTGTTACAGAACAGCTTCAATGAGTCGTGGAGACAACCCAGATGGCCATCGAAGTCCTTAGAAGAGGAGGAAGAGAGGTTTAACAAATTCAAAGGACCTAAAACTCGTGCGACGAAGAAGAGG AGTAAAAAGAACAGATCCGAGAGTGAGGACTCAGAAGAGTTTGCACAGCCCGTTACACTACCTGTTGACGACACTAGGTATCTACTACCAATAACACTCGGTAACCAAGGTCCAAATAACCAATTACAAAGCTTCAAATTCTGCTTAGCATTAGCTTTGATTCACAACTACACTCTGGTTCTACCGCCTTTCTTTGAACACCAAACCGACCCGGAAGCACTACCAAAACAAAGAACCTTTGAAGACACCATTGATTGGCGGGCATTACAAAAAATTGTTAAACTTGTATCAGTGCGTGGTTTTCGCACTGCTTGTGGTGGAGAAGTGGATACAATTATGGTGGGCACTGATTATGGAAGGAAAAGTCAAACTGATGAAGATCGTATTGAACTAGAGGAATACGAAGATCAGATGACTAAAATCTTTGCCAATCTGACAGAACTCACCATACCTAGTATATTGCATGATAGCAGTAAGATACTGAAACTTCCCGGAGGAACTCCCCAGCACTTCATTCACATAGAGGATTACATAAACAAGTATCCTGCCGCTTTCAATTCTTCCTCCCGTTGCAATGCATTTGTACATGCTTATGGTGTATTAGGGAGATTTGGATACCGTCATTTTAATCCAGTGTTTTCACAGTATTTTCTTAGAGCGGAGTATATACGAACTGTAGCGGACAAATTTATTACGCAATATCTTGGCAGCAGGTTTCTGTGTCTTCACTGGCGGTTTGATAAGGAGTGGGTCGACTTCTG GTGCAAGCAGTATTACGAGCATGGTCGTTTTTATTGTCCAATACTTCAAAGTACACCCATTGTAGAGGTGATTCGACGATTTGTAATGGTTCTGCAACAGTATCAACTCAATGTGGTATACTACGCGAGCCCTATTGATGCAAAACAG GATGAAATGATGAAGAATCTACAGAGGACGCTTCAGTATTTCTTTACGCGAGCAAACATCATTGGGTCAGCTATTCCTGGGACTGTGTGGTTTAAAAACGATAATTACAGATTATCTCTCCTAGAACAAGAGATCTGCAAAC GATCAGAGTTCTTCATCGCTAGTGAGCTATCTTCTTGGAGTGATATGGTTATCGAAGACAGGCAAGGCGTGTCGGTGCTTAGAGTTACAGACATCTTGAGATGA